Proteins encoded together in one Brachyhypopomus gauderio isolate BG-103 unplaced genomic scaffold, BGAUD_0.2 sc204, whole genome shotgun sequence window:
- the LOC143502749 gene encoding uncharacterized protein LOC143502749 isoform X2 gives MSFFPRRTDQPRPRQEQNHFIYTPGFTTHGVPYNPQATVIHTDPCGPAPFPHRSTAGPSDVGYVNMPVEVPLLTGPDMERQRHLAQPHVQGKVLRQMDPVYLQPAGEVGSNRCPPLPVLASRTTVTSSGLMRPSPPTFTRLPPLPKPAGREPLRAFRPAKGSVEPPQLHSPGWRRERVGRLHRSGRHLQPLLPDIFEAANPSDAGRGLPKSSRLLSGNPPGSFLLPSYPLATLPGVQLTPTLHRRRHKRDTSPRRRDPGPWRDSTGEVGSSRCPPLPVLASRTTVTSSGLMRPSPPTFTKLPPLPKPSGREPLRAFRPAKGSQVQSTRAVPADDMCEGVVGRDELKPGTPREDPHEHQILQPFYKPDLALAQSFSLLSSDDWEKKIEGLMFIRRLAQYHADVLGSRLHDVCIVLIQEVLHLRSAVSRMAVVSLRELYSSLQKGMDQEVEATAKVLLHKAAESNGFIRQDVDTALDSMVQNCTPIRSMNALLAGGLCHLNAAVRKCTARHLATLVEKIGAERIIPAVSKLAQNSSQETRRLGRRMLLFLSSHHDFDKMVEKYIPAKDLATIRDTVLTLKSKKRTKVSRIPRYKMRQPRLEQQEAPAAQTDRQNTQRMKRSLRHTVRDVSPDDAAPLKDLQLNSNVPAQTKTDVLMDDLPTSPSNARTPRSPVKSLIPPLHPSPPTDVPTKHLLPRRRRAPSLIRARPSLSNSSVSFTSRYTAGRLLGTGGFGSVYAGVRKADGKQIAIKFVPKYHAERFITVPGNTRRLPLEVALMEMVCKPPRCEHIVELLEWFECHKCFILILERPVPCIDLFDFLNLHQRQLPEPLARRIMRQVVQAVLHCHDRGVLHRDIKGKNLLVNLDTLDVKLIDFGCGDLLKTGPYRHFRGTMVYSPPEWQVDRTYEGRQATIWSLGVLLYSIICGHLPFEKVEDIVEAHLCFSGNPSRDCRHLITWCLQKDPAKRPVLEDVLAHEWFLEGLQN, from the exons atgagttttttccCCAGGAGAACCGACCAGCCTAGGCCTAGgcaggaacagaaccacttcatatacacaccaggttttaccactcatg gtgtgccctacaacccccaagcgacagtgatccacacggatccctgtggaccagcacccttccctcacagaagtacggcgggaccctcagatgtcggctATGTTAACATGCCTGTAGAAGTACCACTcctcactg gccctgacatggagaggcagagacaccttgctcagccccatgttcaaggcAAGGTTCTGAGGCAGATGGATCCAGTCTACCTCCAGCCTGCTG gtgaagttggctccaacaggtgtcccccactgcctgtgctcgcttcacgcacgacagtcacctcgtcaggactgatgaggccttctccacccaccttcacaaggttgcctccactccccaaacctgctggccgagagcctctccgtgccttcaggcctgccaaag gttcagtggagcctccccagctccactctccagggtggaggagagagagagtggggagacttcaccggagcggcagacatcttcaacccttgctcccagacatcttcgaagcagctaaccccagtgatgctggtagag gtttgcccaaatccagccgcttgctgtctgggaacccccccgggtctttcctactgccctcctaccctctggCCACTCTTCCGGGAGTGCAGCTCACTCCCACTCTGCATCGTAGACGACACAAGCGAGACACGAGCCCTCGGCGCAGAGACCCGGGCCCGTGGAGGGACAGTACTG gtgaagttggctccagcaggtgtcccccactgcctgtgctcgcttcacgcacgacagtcacctcgtcaggactgatgaggccttctccacccaccttcacaaagttgcctccactccccaaaccttctggccgagagcctctccgtgccttcaggcctgccaaag gatctcaagtgcaaagcaccagggcagtccctgctgacgacatgtgtgaaggagtagttggcagag atgaactcaaaccaggaactcccAGGGAGGATCCCCATGAGCATCAGATTTTACAGCCCTTCTACaaaccagacctcgctctcgctcagagcttcagtctgcttagctctgatgactg ggagaagaaaattgaagggttgatgttcatccgtagattggctcagtatcacgctgatgtgcttggcagcaggcttcatgatgtctgtattgttcttattcaagag gtacTGCACCTGCGTTCTGcagtgtcccgcatggcggtggtgtccttgagggagttgtactccagcctgcagaaagggatggaccaggaagtggaggctacagctaaggtcctcctccacaaagcagcggagtccaatggcttcatcaggcaggacgtggacacagctctggacagcatggtgcagaactgcacccccattcggagcatgaacgcccttcttgctggaggactctg tcatctgaatgctgcagtaagaaagtgtactgctcggcacttggctactttggtagagaagattggtgcagagcgaattattcctgcagtctccaagttggcacagaactcttcccaagaaaccag gcgcttgggccggcgtatgctgctgttcctgtcctcccaccatgactttgataagatggtggaaaagtacatccctgccaaagacctggcaaccatcagggacactgtcctcactctgaaatccaag aagaggacaaaggtgtctaggattccaagatataagatgcgtcagcctcgtctggagcagcaagaagctccagccgcacagacGGATCGGCAGAAcacgcagcgaatgaagcgcagccttaggcacacggtgagggacgtgagcccagacgacgcggcacctctgaaag acctgcagctgaacagtaaTGTTCCAGCCCAGACTAAGACCGATGTCCTCATGGATGATTTGCCCACGAGCCCCAGCAATGCACGCACCCCCAGAAGTCCCGTCAAAAGTTTGATTCCCCCGCTTCATCCCAGCCCCCCCACGGATGTCCCTACTAAACACTTACTGCCACGACGCAGACGAGCTCCCAGTCTGATCAGAGCACGCCCGTCCCTTTCAAACAGTTCTG tgAGCTTCACTTCACGTTACACTGCGGGACGTCTTCTGGGCACAGGAGGATTCGGCTCAGTGTATGCAGGAGTCCGCAAGGCTGATGGAAAACAG ATCGCCATTAAATTTGTGCCAAAGTATCACGCAGAAAGGTTCATCACTGTT CCCGGCAATACTCGCCGTCTCCCCTTAGAGGTGGCTTTAATGGAGATGGTGTGCAAGCCACCTCGTTGTGAGCATATTGTGGAGCTCCTAGAATGGTTTGAGTGCCACAAGTGCTTCATCTTGATTCTGGAGCGACCCGTCCCCTGCATAGACCTGTTTGACTTCTTGAACTTGCACCAACGCCAACTGCCTGAGCCACTGGCACGACGGATCATGCGTCAGGTGGTTCAGGCTGTCCTTCACTGCCATGACCGTGGAGTTCTGCATAGAGACATCAAGGGAAAGAACCTTCTGGTGAACCTGGACACCCTTGACGTCAAGTTGATCGACTTTGGCTGTGGCGATCTGCTTAAGACCGGACCCTACAGGCACTTTAGAG GCACCATGGTATACAGCCCACCTGAATGGCAGGTTGACAGGACGTATGAGGGCCGTCAAGCCACCATCTGGAGTCTGGGTGTGCTCCTCTAcagtattatctgtggacatCTGCCCTTTGAGAAGGTGGAGGACATTGTTGAGGCACACCTGTGCTTCAGTGGAAACCCATCCAGAG actgccgcCATCTGATAACATGGTGTCTTCAAAAGGATCCTGCAAAACGTCCTGTGCTCGAGGATGTTCTTGCACATGAGTGGTTTTTAGAAGGACTTCAGAACTAA
- the LOC143502747 gene encoding ubiquitin carboxyl-terminal hydrolase 37-like isoform X1: MRRIIWRKALCQNKETVHTDIYRLHAVVSHLGGSMDSGHYISDVAEEKGECWLKFNDSKVSKKTEPAVLKSRAKTAYLLFYMQSGAGEKNVVPWMVDQGEAAVSP, translated from the exons ATGAGGAGGATAATCTGGAGAAAAGCTCTGTGCCAGAACAAG GAAACTGTTCACACAGACATCTACAGACTCCACGCTGTGGTGTCTCATTTGGGTGGCAGCATGGACAGTG GGCACTACATCAGCGACGTagctgaggagaaaggagagtgcTGGTTAAAATTCAACGATTCAAAGGTTTCAAAAAAGACAGAGCCAGCCGTCCTTAAGAGCAGGGCAAAAACAGCCTACCTGCTTTTCTACATGCAAAG TGGGGCTGGAGAGAAGAACGTGGTCCCGTGGATGGTGGACCAGGGAGAAGCAGCAGTATCCCCCTaa
- the LOC143502747 gene encoding ubiquitin carboxyl-terminal hydrolase 37-like isoform X2 has translation MRRIIWRKALCQNKETVHTDIYRLHAVVSHLGGSMDRHYISDVAEEKGECWLKFNDSKVSKKTEPAVLKSRAKTAYLLFYMQSGAGEKNVVPWMVDQGEAAVSP, from the exons ATGAGGAGGATAATCTGGAGAAAAGCTCTGTGCCAGAACAAG GAAACTGTTCACACAGACATCTACAGACTCCACGCTGTGGTGTCTCATTTGGGTGGCAGCATGGACA GGCACTACATCAGCGACGTagctgaggagaaaggagagtgcTGGTTAAAATTCAACGATTCAAAGGTTTCAAAAAAGACAGAGCCAGCCGTCCTTAAGAGCAGGGCAAAAACAGCCTACCTGCTTTTCTACATGCAAAG TGGGGCTGGAGAGAAGAACGTGGTCCCGTGGATGGTGGACCAGGGAGAAGCAGCAGTATCCCCCTaa
- the LOC143502749 gene encoding uncharacterized protein LOC143502749 isoform X1, with protein MSFFPRRTDQPRPRQEQNHFIYTPGFTTHGVPYNPQATVIHTDPCGPAPFPHRSTAGPSDVGYVNMPVEVPLLTGLAEVQNHQLSAHDLTSKTSVLSENMTSHILQHCPDMERQRHLAQPHVQGKVLRQMDPVYLQPAGEVGSNRCPPLPVLASRTTVTSSGLMRPSPPTFTRLPPLPKPAGREPLRAFRPAKGSVEPPQLHSPGWRRERVGRLHRSGRHLQPLLPDIFEAANPSDAGRGLPKSSRLLSGNPPGSFLLPSYPLATLPGVQLTPTLHRRRHKRDTSPRRRDPGPWRDSTGEVGSSRCPPLPVLASRTTVTSSGLMRPSPPTFTKLPPLPKPSGREPLRAFRPAKGSQVQSTRAVPADDMCEGVVGRDELKPGTPREDPHEHQILQPFYKPDLALAQSFSLLSSDDWEKKIEGLMFIRRLAQYHADVLGSRLHDVCIVLIQEVLHLRSAVSRMAVVSLRELYSSLQKGMDQEVEATAKVLLHKAAESNGFIRQDVDTALDSMVQNCTPIRSMNALLAGGLCHLNAAVRKCTARHLATLVEKIGAERIIPAVSKLAQNSSQETRRLGRRMLLFLSSHHDFDKMVEKYIPAKDLATIRDTVLTLKSKKRTKVSRIPRYKMRQPRLEQQEAPAAQTDRQNTQRMKRSLRHTVRDVSPDDAAPLKDLQLNSNVPAQTKTDVLMDDLPTSPSNARTPRSPVKSLIPPLHPSPPTDVPTKHLLPRRRRAPSLIRARPSLSNSSVSFTSRYTAGRLLGTGGFGSVYAGVRKADGKQIAIKFVPKYHAERFITVPGNTRRLPLEVALMEMVCKPPRCEHIVELLEWFECHKCFILILERPVPCIDLFDFLNLHQRQLPEPLARRIMRQVVQAVLHCHDRGVLHRDIKGKNLLVNLDTLDVKLIDFGCGDLLKTGPYRHFRGTMVYSPPEWQVDRTYEGRQATIWSLGVLLYSIICGHLPFEKVEDIVEAHLCFSGNPSRDCRHLITWCLQKDPAKRPVLEDVLAHEWFLEGLQN; from the exons atgagttttttccCCAGGAGAACCGACCAGCCTAGGCCTAGgcaggaacagaaccacttcatatacacaccaggttttaccactcatg gtgtgccctacaacccccaagcgacagtgatccacacggatccctgtggaccagcacccttccctcacagaagtacggcgggaccctcagatgtcggctATGTTAACATGCCTGTAGAAGTACCACTcctcactg gtctggcagaggtgcagaaccatcagctttctgcacatgacctgaccagtaaaacatcagttttatcagaaaatatgacatcacatattcttcaacatt gccctgacatggagaggcagagacaccttgctcagccccatgttcaaggcAAGGTTCTGAGGCAGATGGATCCAGTCTACCTCCAGCCTGCTG gtgaagttggctccaacaggtgtcccccactgcctgtgctcgcttcacgcacgacagtcacctcgtcaggactgatgaggccttctccacccaccttcacaaggttgcctccactccccaaacctgctggccgagagcctctccgtgccttcaggcctgccaaag gttcagtggagcctccccagctccactctccagggtggaggagagagagagtggggagacttcaccggagcggcagacatcttcaacccttgctcccagacatcttcgaagcagctaaccccagtgatgctggtagag gtttgcccaaatccagccgcttgctgtctgggaacccccccgggtctttcctactgccctcctaccctctggCCACTCTTCCGGGAGTGCAGCTCACTCCCACTCTGCATCGTAGACGACACAAGCGAGACACGAGCCCTCGGCGCAGAGACCCGGGCCCGTGGAGGGACAGTACTG gtgaagttggctccagcaggtgtcccccactgcctgtgctcgcttcacgcacgacagtcacctcgtcaggactgatgaggccttctccacccaccttcacaaagttgcctccactccccaaaccttctggccgagagcctctccgtgccttcaggcctgccaaag gatctcaagtgcaaagcaccagggcagtccctgctgacgacatgtgtgaaggagtagttggcagag atgaactcaaaccaggaactcccAGGGAGGATCCCCATGAGCATCAGATTTTACAGCCCTTCTACaaaccagacctcgctctcgctcagagcttcagtctgcttagctctgatgactg ggagaagaaaattgaagggttgatgttcatccgtagattggctcagtatcacgctgatgtgcttggcagcaggcttcatgatgtctgtattgttcttattcaagag gtacTGCACCTGCGTTCTGcagtgtcccgcatggcggtggtgtccttgagggagttgtactccagcctgcagaaagggatggaccaggaagtggaggctacagctaaggtcctcctccacaaagcagcggagtccaatggcttcatcaggcaggacgtggacacagctctggacagcatggtgcagaactgcacccccattcggagcatgaacgcccttcttgctggaggactctg tcatctgaatgctgcagtaagaaagtgtactgctcggcacttggctactttggtagagaagattggtgcagagcgaattattcctgcagtctccaagttggcacagaactcttcccaagaaaccag gcgcttgggccggcgtatgctgctgttcctgtcctcccaccatgactttgataagatggtggaaaagtacatccctgccaaagacctggcaaccatcagggacactgtcctcactctgaaatccaag aagaggacaaaggtgtctaggattccaagatataagatgcgtcagcctcgtctggagcagcaagaagctccagccgcacagacGGATCGGCAGAAcacgcagcgaatgaagcgcagccttaggcacacggtgagggacgtgagcccagacgacgcggcacctctgaaag acctgcagctgaacagtaaTGTTCCAGCCCAGACTAAGACCGATGTCCTCATGGATGATTTGCCCACGAGCCCCAGCAATGCACGCACCCCCAGAAGTCCCGTCAAAAGTTTGATTCCCCCGCTTCATCCCAGCCCCCCCACGGATGTCCCTACTAAACACTTACTGCCACGACGCAGACGAGCTCCCAGTCTGATCAGAGCACGCCCGTCCCTTTCAAACAGTTCTG tgAGCTTCACTTCACGTTACACTGCGGGACGTCTTCTGGGCACAGGAGGATTCGGCTCAGTGTATGCAGGAGTCCGCAAGGCTGATGGAAAACAG ATCGCCATTAAATTTGTGCCAAAGTATCACGCAGAAAGGTTCATCACTGTT CCCGGCAATACTCGCCGTCTCCCCTTAGAGGTGGCTTTAATGGAGATGGTGTGCAAGCCACCTCGTTGTGAGCATATTGTGGAGCTCCTAGAATGGTTTGAGTGCCACAAGTGCTTCATCTTGATTCTGGAGCGACCCGTCCCCTGCATAGACCTGTTTGACTTCTTGAACTTGCACCAACGCCAACTGCCTGAGCCACTGGCACGACGGATCATGCGTCAGGTGGTTCAGGCTGTCCTTCACTGCCATGACCGTGGAGTTCTGCATAGAGACATCAAGGGAAAGAACCTTCTGGTGAACCTGGACACCCTTGACGTCAAGTTGATCGACTTTGGCTGTGGCGATCTGCTTAAGACCGGACCCTACAGGCACTTTAGAG GCACCATGGTATACAGCCCACCTGAATGGCAGGTTGACAGGACGTATGAGGGCCGTCAAGCCACCATCTGGAGTCTGGGTGTGCTCCTCTAcagtattatctgtggacatCTGCCCTTTGAGAAGGTGGAGGACATTGTTGAGGCACACCTGTGCTTCAGTGGAAACCCATCCAGAG actgccgcCATCTGATAACATGGTGTCTTCAAAAGGATCCTGCAAAACGTCCTGTGCTCGAGGATGTTCTTGCACATGAGTGGTTTTTAGAAGGACTTCAGAACTAA
- the LOC143502738 gene encoding uncharacterized protein LOC143502738: MGHLVQYSAKGNYFASVCFPPFTLLSVSAYRSHGEKHVLISRRRVRDQQTEVEAAAHTDTCDGHDREPFALDEGIFETLHTPIRELRLIQTRQGLDRAHRMFAFTFSRMGSSATQVVEVKLQHKSIYSGLESEHWWVLNNDFYWIGAELTLHHFASASAVACIKRRGSSITDATIYLRTCSTTTSVQNIFLQTVVSTWFKGVSIGSDDIFRSSESSHTQTLETPNPAVFSSSPSPPRAPPQRPPPGF, translated from the exons ATGGGTCATTTAGTCCAATACTCCGCAAAAGGTAATTATTTTGCTAGCGTTTGCTTTCCCCCTTTTACGTTGCTAAGTGTTTCTGCATATCGGAGTCATGGAGAAAAACATGTTTTGATATCAAG GCGGCGGGTCCGAGATCAACAGACGGAAGTCGAAGCTGCAGCTCATACCGACACCTGCGACG GACATGATCGGGAGCCTTTTGCATTGGACGAAGGCATCTTTGAGACGCTCCATACCCCGATCCGAGAG TTGAGGCTTATACAGACTCGCCAAGGATTGGACAGAGCACATAGGATGTTTGCCTTCACCTTCTCACGAATGGGTTCTTCAGCTACACAG gtggtggaggtgaagctccAGCACAAGTCCATCTACAGTGGGCTGGAGAGTGAGCACTGGTGGGTGCTCAACAATGACTTTTACTGGATAGGTgcagag CTTACCCTCCACCACTTTGCCAGCGCTAGTGCCGTGGCCTGCATCAAG CGGAGGGGATCCAGCATCACAGACGCCACCATCTACCTGCGCACCTGTTCAACAACAACGTCGGTGCAGAATATTTTTCTG caAACGGTGGTGTCCACTTGGTTTAAGGGTGTCTCCATTGGTTCGGATGACATTTTCAGGTCATCCGAATCTAGtcacacccagaccctggagacaccgAACCCAGCTGTTTTTTCCAGCAGTCCATCCCCACCGAGAGCACCCCCTCAACGAccacctccaggcttttaa
- the LOC143502741 gene encoding uncharacterized protein LOC143502741: MDRFPAVVVEGDFRVQNLQHLLPHIVSSERVTESGQGEGQGHAPTVSAGRDTEIRQLGFPNIGNTCYMNATLQCLLSLSCFWSPIRAQCSSWTDPSSCQMLRCFADLQQGRLTSRSSSKKKKLLRALNACISVRCPAFGEDYEQSRSNAVPIVLILHIKRFDMLGKKLTNLMDIPSELDLSVLPGVASLGQPLRSACTTA, translated from the exons ATGGATAG ATTTCCAGCTGTTGTGGTAGAGGGAGACTTTCGTGTGCAGAATTTGCAGCACCTGTTACCGCACATCGTCAGTAGTGAAAGGGTGACTGAGAGTGGCCAGGGTGAGGgccaaggacacgcccccactgtTTCTGctggcagagacacagagatccGACAGCTCGG GTTTCCCAACATTGGGAATACATGTTATATGAACGCCACTCTGCAGTGTCTTCTgagtctctcctgcttctggagccccatcagagctcagtgctccagctggacggatccatccagctgccagatgctcaG atgttttgcagatctacagcaaggcaggctcactagtcgtagctcttcaaagaagaagaagctcctgagagccctgaatgcctgtatttcagtcagatgccctgcgtttggagaggactacgaacag tccaggagtAATGCCGTTCCgat AGTTCTGATCCTCCACATTAAGAGGTTTGACATGCTGGGCAAGAAACTAACAAACCTAATGGACATCCCCTCAGAGCTGgacctctctgtcctccctggAGTGGCTTCACTCGGGCAACCGTTAAGGTCAGCTTGTACAACGGCCTGA